The DNA window ACGCCGCCCGCGCGGCCCCGAGCTCGCGATCCCGGATCGCCCGCAGATCGGTGCTGCTCATCGGGACCGTGCCGTTGCCGGCGCAGGAGAGCTCGGGGTCCGAGGGGGGCGGGATCTCGTTCGTGGCGGGGGCCGGGGCCTTCGGCTCGGCGATCACCTCGGCCCGCTTGAGGAAGGGATCCGACCTGGCCCGGAGGTGCTTCTGCCGCGCGGCGCGGCGCGCCCCGTCCTTGCCGTCCTTGCCGATGCAACCGAGGAGGATGGCGTCGATGTTCTTCGGGATCGGCCGCGAGCTGTTCGAGACCCGCGACGAGCGGGGGTCGTCCAGCGCGGAGGCGCGCTCGTCCTCGGGCCAGCCTTCGCGGCGTTCGCTGTAGGGCGAGAGGGCCGCGCGGAGGTCGGCGGCGCGCGGGAATCGCGAGTCCACGTCCTTGCTCAGACACCGCATGATCACGGCCTCGAGCCCGGAGGGGATGCCCGGCTGGACCGACGAGGGCAGCGGCGCGACCTCGCTGCCGAGGACGGCCATGAAAATTTCGGGCGTCGTCGCCCGCTGGAACGGCGCCTTGCCCGTGACGAGCTTGTAGAGGATGGCCCCGAGCGCCCAGATGTCGGCCCGCGCGTCGACCTCCCGGGCGGCCCGCATCTGCTCGGGCGCCATGTACAGCGGCGAGCCCATGATGTCGCCGTTGCTCGTCATTTCCATCTCGGTCGACTCGCCGTCCTCGGGGACGTATTTCGAGACGCCGAAATCCAGGACCTTGATGCACGGCGAGCCGTCCTCGCGGTGCGTGAGGAACAGGTTCGCGGGCTTGAGGTCGCGGTGCACGATCCCGCGGCCATGTGCCTCCGAGAGCGCGTCGCAGGCCTGCATGACGTAGAGCGCCGCCTCGTGTACGGGCAACGCGCCCTGCTTCTTGAGCAGCGCCGAGAGGTCGTCGCCGTGGAGCAGCTCCATCACCATGAACGGCGCCCCCGAGGGCAGCCGCCCGATGTCGTACACCTGCGCGACGTGCTCGCTGCGGAGCTTCACGACGGCGCGGGCCTCGCGCAGGAATCGCTCGATGATCTGCGGGTGGGTGAGCTCCGGCCGCACCAGCTTGATGGCCCGCTCGTCACGGAGCTCCAGGTGGGTGGCCGCGACGACCACCCCCATGCCGCCCATGCCGAGGACACGCTCGACGCGATATTTGCCCGCGAGAACGTCTCCCACGGCGACCTGGCTCCCTACGACTTCGTTTCCCATATCGCGCCCTTGGGCGCATGCTACGAAGGCCACGCGCCCGGGCCAACAAAGTGGGAGAGCGGGGCAAAATCCCGCCCCCGCTCACCCCTTCACCGTCGCAATCGGCGCGAGCCGCGCGACCCGCCGCGCCACGCCGGCGTCCTCGACCGAGCGCACGACCGGCGTGATGGCCTTGTACGCATACGGCGCCTCCTCCTTCATCCGGCGGTGGTACTTCTCGAGGATGTCGCGCCGCCCGCGCAGCGACGGCGCGTCCGGATCGATCGGGGTCACCACGTCGAGCTTCCCCGTCGATTGCCGGTACACGTCGTCGCTCACGTGGCTCGCCTGCCCCCGCGTGAGGCTCCGGCCCGCGCCGTGACAGGCGCTCGCGAGCAGCGCCTCGTTCCCGAGCCCCGCGAGCACCCAGCTCGCGTCGCCCATCGATCCCGGGATGATCACGGGGTGCCCCGTGTACTGGAATGGGCTCTCGAACGGATCCGGCCCCGGCGCGGGCGTCGCGCCTTTTCGGTGCAAATACCGCCCTTCCCCGCCGGGAGGCTCCCAGATGAGGTTGTGCGGCGCGTCGTAGACGAGCCGCGTCTCCACCGTTCGCCCGAGGACCTCGCTCATCGCGCGCGCCGCCATCAGCACCAGGAAGAGCCGGTTTCCGAAGGCGAAGTTCGCGGCGTTTCGCATCGCGGACAGGTACACGGCGGCCTCCGCGGCGAGCGGCCCCCACGTCGGCATCACGTAGAACCCGTGCGCCGGGTGCGGGAGGCCTCTCGGGTAGAGCTCGTGGGCGCGGGCCATGAAATGGCCTCCCACCACGTGCCCGAGCCCGACGGAGCCCGAGTGCGCCATGATCGTTACGGCCCCGCGGGCGAGGCCGAAGGCGTGCGCCGCGTGGCCGTCCACGAGCTCGTCCACGCGCCCGAGCTCGACGAAATGGTTGCCACCGCCGACCGATCCGATCTGGATGTCCCGGCCGTCGTTCTTGCCCGAGGCGCGGATGAAGCTGGCGAACGCGAACGTGTCGTCCGTGGGCAGCGCGCCGTTGAAATGGACCCGCTCGAGATCGTGGAGCTCTCGCGCGGGGTCGTAATACCGCCAGATGCCCGTGCCCTGGTTATCGGCGGCGGTCTCGTGGAGGCCGAAGAGCCCGTCCCGGAGCAGCGCCTCGCGCTGGCGGGGGGACATCGGGATGTCGCGTTGCCCCTGGAAGAAGATCGCCCGCAGGCGCTTCTTCAGGGCGGACATGTGCGGCGCGAGCTCGTCGTGCGTCACGTCCGTGACCACGAGCCGCATGCCGCAGCAGACGTCGTTGCCGACGGCGCGGGGGACGACGAACCCACGCGCGTCGGCGACGGTGCCCACGGGGATGCCGGATCCTTTGTGGAAATCCGGCGTGAGCACGACGGCCGCGAGGCTACCCGGGGCTTCGCCCCAGAAGGGCGCGATGCGGCCTCTTCGCTCCTCGTCCCAGATGGAGAGGAGCGTATCTTTGATGGAAACGAATTCGAGGAGCTCCGCGATGCCCTCTGCCTCGACGGAGACATCGGACCGCGCGATGAGCGTGATCGGAACACCAAAACGACTCTCGATACGGGCGAGCGCGCTGTCTTGCCGGCGCACGACCGTATCCAGGCGGAGATTGCCCATGGCTGCTTTCCCGAGCCGTGTGCCGACGAGCTTGCTTCGCTTCTCGGCGCACGACGAACGAACGAACGCAATTGCGCGGGCCCCATGTCGCCGCGACGTCGAGCTCGGGAGGCGCCCCGATTCTCAGGGCACACGTCTCCGCGCGCTCGCACGCCGACGATCCATCGCCGACCCGCGATTCCAACCTCGGTCCGTCTTGTTCTCCGGAGCCCGCCCGAGGAAAGCGTACTCCGCAGCAGCCGCGCCCACGATATCCGAGCGCTCCCCATTTGTCAAGCAGAGCTCGCATCCGTCCGGGCATATCGAATGCACGCGGCCTCGGGGCGCGCAGCGATGCGCAGCCGAGTGCACCCCGTGTGCACGGTGGAGGACGACATGGCGCGCGAAGACGACGACAGGACGATGAACCCTCTCACGATGGGGAAAGGCCGCACGGACGAGGTCGATCAATCGAAGGGGATTTTCCCACCCGGCGTGCGACATCCGCCCGACGCGGAGATACGCTCGCCAGGATCGCTCGGCGGCGGCTCGTATGAAGAGTCGGGGCGCGGCGGCGTGGAGCTCGGCTGGGAGCCATCGAGCGCGGGCGCGGGCTCCGCGCAGCAGGGCACGGG is part of the Polyangium spumosum genome and encodes:
- a CDS encoding protein kinase domain-containing protein, whose amino-acid sequence is MGDVLAGKYRVERVLGMGGMGVVVAATHLELRDERAIKLVRPELTHPQIIERFLREARAVVKLRSEHVAQVYDIGRLPSGAPFMVMELLHGDDLSALLKKQGALPVHEAALYVMQACDALSEAHGRGIVHRDLKPANLFLTHREDGSPCIKVLDFGVSKYVPEDGESTEMEMTSNGDIMGSPLYMAPEQMRAAREVDARADIWALGAILYKLVTGKAPFQRATTPEIFMAVLGSEVAPLPSSVQPGIPSGLEAVIMRCLSKDVDSRFPRAADLRAALSPYSERREGWPEDERASALDDPRSSRVSNSSRPIPKNIDAILLGCIGKDGKDGARRAARQKHLRARSDPFLKRAEVIAEPKAPAPATNEIPPPSDPELSCAGNGTVPMSSTDLRAIRDRELGAARAAFPSQPAKPASDPPPAGASAAAAHEPIIDEATALVPPRLPSFPSLPPPPLRASFPSFPSPTTAGQATGNSMAPWDYAPTSPAPASRRARSVAFVASATTAVFIVVALVMAFTTGGQKNIAEGAVRGASMRPASGGMSAPAEPADEPPAEVAAPSASASALAGEGATDP
- a CDS encoding RtcB family protein, whose amino-acid sequence is MGNLRLDTVVRRQDSALARIESRFGVPITLIARSDVSVEAEGIAELLEFVSIKDTLLSIWDEERRGRIAPFWGEAPGSLAAVVLTPDFHKGSGIPVGTVADARGFVVPRAVGNDVCCGMRLVVTDVTHDELAPHMSALKKRLRAIFFQGQRDIPMSPRQREALLRDGLFGLHETAADNQGTGIWRYYDPARELHDLERVHFNGALPTDDTFAFASFIRASGKNDGRDIQIGSVGGGNHFVELGRVDELVDGHAAHAFGLARGAVTIMAHSGSVGLGHVVGGHFMARAHELYPRGLPHPAHGFYVMPTWGPLAAEAAVYLSAMRNAANFAFGNRLFLVLMAARAMSEVLGRTVETRLVYDAPHNLIWEPPGGEGRYLHRKGATPAPGPDPFESPFQYTGHPVIIPGSMGDASWVLAGLGNEALLASACHGAGRSLTRGQASHVSDDVYRQSTGKLDVVTPIDPDAPSLRGRRDILEKYHRRMKEEAPYAYKAITPVVRSVEDAGVARRVARLAPIATVKG